ACCGGAGCTCGGTCGGATCGAGGACGCCCTGGGCTATCTCGACTGACGGCGACTCAGCTCGTTTTGTCGTACCACCGATATATCCAGCCCGTCAGCGTGAGCGCCACGATACCACCGACCGCGACGGCGCCGCCGAACAGCCACTGTCCGGTAAAGATCACGAGCAACAGCCCGACGCCGGTCGCCAACAGCCCGACGTGGGCGAAAAGGAGCGCACTCACGAACGCGAGCAGCGTCTCCGATGACATGTCGCTGAACGCCTCCTGAAGCTCCTCGCTCTCGTCGTCGTCCGAGTCGGTCTCGAACGGCGACGGATCGTCCTCTTCGAACGGCGACGGATCGTCCTCTTCGAGTTTCTCGAGTGGGTTGATCATGGTACGTTGACCGACAGCCACGCGCACAGGGTTGCGTCGCTCATTCGACCGGCTCGAACTGATGACGAACGACCTCGCTGTCGTCGTCCCACTCGAAGTCGTCGTGGGCCCGTTCGAGCAGCTTCCGGTAGGCCTCGAGATCGTCCATCCCCTCCGCGCGGGCGTCCTCGTCGGTGAGATCGCCCAGCGTCCGCTCGGTGACCTCCGTTACCTCGAAGGTCGTCTCCTCGATCGTGAACGTATCGCCGTCCTCGGCGTACTGGTGACCGCGGTGGATCTGGGTCACCTCGCCCTCGAGGGCTTGCTCTTGCATCCGTTCGTTGGGCAACAGCTCGCCGGGATCGAGTTCTGTCATGGTCGGGCGTACGCGAGCTCGAGTGAAACCGTTTGGCCCTTCGGAACCGTTGTCAGTATGAACAGTCTCCCTCAAGAACTATACTGCTGGCCGAACGATCGTTCAGTATGTTCGGCTCCGTTATCGACCGTGTTCGAACCGGCCTTCGGGTCGCGACGGCCTCGTTCGGCGTGCTCCGACGCGAGTACTGGCTACTCGTCTTTCCGGTGTTGTACGGACTCGCCTGGCTGATCGGTCTGGTCGGCCTGGTCGGCGGTCTCGTCGCCGCGCTGTTCGGGGTCGGCTACGGAATGGCGCTCGTCGAGGGGTTCGCGACCGTCTCGGAGGGCGAGGCAGAGACGATCCTTACCGGCGTCCTCGTCGCCGTCTCCGTGCTGTTCATGTTCGTCGCGACGTCCGTGGCGACGTTTTTCAGCGCGGCGCTGGTCCACTCGGTCGGCAGCCTCTTCGCGGGCGAATCGACGAGCGTTCGGGACGGGATCGCGGGTGCGTGGGACGCCAAGCGGACGATCCTCGCGTGGGGTGCCGTCGGAACGGTCGTCGGGCTGGTCTTTCGGGCCCTCGAGAGCCAGGAGGGGAAGCTCGCCCAGCTGGTCAGAGGGGTCGCGGGCTTCGCCTGGTTTGCGATGACGTTTTTCATCGTTCCCGTGATCGTCTTCCAGGAGGGTGGGGTCCGGGAGTCGACGCGAAACAGCGTCGAGCTCTTCCGTGAGACGTGGGGCGAGGTCGGCGGAACGACGCTCGGGATCGGGCTCGTGATCCTCCCGCTTGCGGCGCTTGTCGCCGGGCTCGGGATCGGTGCTCCGCTGATCGCCCTCGAGGAGCCTGGCGGGGTGTTGCAGTACACGATCGTTCCGACGCTGCTGGCGATCGGCGCGCTCCTGGTGGTTCACAACGCCGCGACGGCAGTCGCGAAGACGGCGCTGTACGAATACGCGACCGACGGCGAGCTCCCGCCGGAGTTCGACGGCATCGACCCCGACCAGCTCGTCAAGCCAAAACGCGGCTCGCGGACGTCGATGACGGGACCGTCGGGGCGGGAGCCCGGACAGATCTAGTCGCGGTCAGCGGACACGTAGCGCGCCGCTCCCCCCGCTGTTCCCGCTGCTCCGTGTTCATGGACTGCTTTCGACGGAAGGGAAGATTCTTCCGACTGCCCGCCGCAAAGAGAGGCATGGGACAACAGCAACTTCAGCAGCTCTCACAGGAACTTCAGGAGATCGAAGAACAGATCGAGACGCTCCAGGAGAACGTCCAGGAGCTCCAGCAGGAGAAACACGACGTCGACGAGGCCATCGAGGCGCTCGACACCCTCGAGAGCGACGCGACCGTGCAGGTTCCCCTCGGCGGCGGCGCCTACCTGCGGGCGACGATCGAGGACATCGACGAAGTGATCGTCGACCTGGGCGCCGACTACGCCGCGGAGTTCGAGGAGGACGACGCCGTCGACGCACTCGAGAACCGCAAGGACCGTCTCGACGACCAGATCGAGGACGTCAACGAGGAGATCTCGGAGCTCGAGGCCGAGAGCAGCGAGCTCGAACAGCAGGCCCAGCAGCTCCAGCAGCAGGCGATGCAACAGCAGATGCAGCAGATGGGACAGGGGCAGGGCCCGGACGAGTAGTTTAGCGGGTCGTACCCATGTTCGACAATCTGAAGGAGAAACTCGGAAGCTTCCGCAAGGACGCCGAGGAAGCCGCCGAAGAGAGCGTCGAGGACGTCGAAACGGCCGAAGACGCCGAGGACCTCGAGACGGAGACCGACGCCGACCGGGACGGGACCGAGGCGCCGTCCGACGCAACCAGCGAGGCCACCGAACCGGAGTCGACGAGCGACGTCTCCGAACTCGAGGAGGAGCCATCCGAGAACGGCTCCGAGCCAGCCGCGGCCGACACTGACGTCGAGAGCGTCGAAACGGGTGCCCCTGCCGAGATCGACGACGCCGATACCGTCGCGGCCGACGCGGGCACCGACGGAACGGCGACCGCGGATGTGGACGCCGAGCCGGACGACAGTGGCCTCGGGTTCGGTGCCAAGGCCCGGTCGCTGGTGAAAGGCGAGTTCATGATCGCCGAGGAGGTCCTCGAGGAGTCGCTCGAGGAACTCGAGATGGCGCTGCTCACGAGCGACGTCGAGATGGAGGTCGCCCAGGAGATCATCGACAACATCCGCAACGAACTGGTCAACGAGACCCGATCGTTTACCTCCTCGACCGAGGACGTCGTCGAGCAGGCACTTCAGGACGCGATCCGGGACGTGATCAGTGTCGGACAGTTCGACTTCGACGAACGGATCGCCGCCGAGGACAAACCCGCCGTCTTACTGTTTACGGGGGTCAACGGCGTCGGGAAGACGACGACGATCGCGAAGATGAGTCGCTACCTCGAACAGCGGGGGTACTCGACGGTGCTTGCCAACGGCGACACCTACCGTGCGGGCGCGAACCAGCAGATCCAGGAACACGCCGACGCGCTCGATCGGAAGTGTATCAGTCACGAGCAGGGTGGCGATCCCGCCGCAGTGCTGTACGACGCGGTCGAGTACGCCGAGGCCAACGACACCGACATCGTGTTGGCGGATACGGCCGGGCGGCTCCACACGGACGAGGGGCTGATGGATCAACTCGAGAAGATCGATCGGGTCGTCGATCCGGATCTGACGCTGTTCGTCGACGAGGCCGTCGCGGGCCAGGACGCGGTCAATCGGGCACGCGAGTTCAACGAGGCCGCCGAGATCGACGGCGCGATCCTCACGAAGGCCGACGCCGACTCCAACGGCGGTGCGGCGATCTCGATCGCCCACGTCACCGGAAAGCCGATTCTGTTCCTCGGTGTCGGACAGGGGTACGACGATCTGGAGCGGTTCGACCCCGACGAGATGGTCGAGCGGCTCCTCGAGGACGAGTAATCCGTCCTCGGCGCTGTCGTTTCTGGGGCCGTCGTGATCGCTTCTCGTATCCATCCTCCCAGAAACGATTGCCGGCATCTCCGACCCAGTTCGTCGCCCGGCGATCGAAAACTGCGACACTGGCTCCATACGTCAGGGACTCTCACACGTAGGTTGTCCTTCGGGGCAATCGTTGCCGGATCGAGCTAGCTCCGTCAGGGTTCGCCTGTTCGCGGAGCCGTATACGTATGGGATGTTACTACACGCCAAAGAATGGTTCCTCACGAGAGTCGAATCCGATCGCCGACTGGCGACACGTTCGTTCGAGGGTGGTCCGGATGAACACGACCGAGCGGTACAAACAGCAGAAACATCCGCTGGATGTCGTCGACGACGTCTACGAGTACGCCGCAGACGGACTGACGTTCGAGGAAATCGAGGATCGTGGCGGCGACGGCGAGTGGGAGCGTCTGAAGTGGGCCGGAATGTACGCCCAGAAGCAGGAGGGCTACTTCATGATCCGGACCAAGGTCCCGGGTGGCCACCTCACGCCCGAGCAGGCCGAGGTGATCGGCGAGTGTGCCACCGACTACGCCGTCGCGCCCGAGGCGTACGGCGGCACGGAGCAGAACGAGCTCTGGGGCGACGCCTACGTCGACATCACGACCCGCCAGGACATCCAGAAACACTGGATCCGGGTCGAGGACGTTCCCGAGATGTGGGACCGGTACGACGAGGTCGGCTTGACGACGATCCAGGGCTGTGGGGACTCCGCCCGGAACGTCCTGGGCTGTCCGGCCGCGGGGATCAGCGACCACGAGTGTTTCGACGCCCAACCGGTCGTCGACGCCGTCTCGGACTTTTTCACTGAGAACCGCGAGTACGCGAACCTCCCGCGGAAGTTCAAGCTCACGATCACGGGCTGTGCTCACGACTGCGCGCAGTCCCAGATCAACGATGTCGGGCTCGTACCCGCCAAGAAGGAACTGGGCGGCCAGCAGCTCTACGGCTTCCACGCCCGCGTCGGCGGGGGTCTCTCGGACGGTCCACGGATGGCCTCGGAGCTCGACGTCTTCGTTCGCCCCGAGGACGCCGTCGAGTTCTGTCGCGCGATCGCACAGACGTTCAAGGAGCTGGGCGACCGGACGAATCGGGGCGTCTGCCGGATGCGGTATCTCGTCGAACAGCTGGGGGCCGAAACGTTCGAGGAGGCGGTCCGGGACCGCTGTACGGTCGACTTGCCCGATGGCGGCCAGAGCCTCACCGTCGGCTATCAGGGCGACCACGTCGGCGTCCACGACCAGAAACAGGACGGTCTCAAGTACGTCGGCTTCAACGTGATCGCGGGTCGGATGGGCGGCGACGAGTTCGCCGCGGCCGCCCGCGCCGCGCGGGAGTATGGCACCGAGGACGCCTCGGTGCGGCTCGCGACCGACCAGAACTTCCTGATTACCCACGTTCCCGAAGAGCACGTCGAGGACCTGCTGGCCGAGCCGTTCGCCCGGGAGTACCAGCCCGATCCCGGTCCGTTCGCGCGGGGTGCGGTCGGCTGTACGGGTAACGAGTTCTGCAACTACGCGATCATCGAGACGAAAAAGCGGACCAAGCGCTGGGCCCGTCGGCTCGACGAGCGCATCGACGTCCCCGACGATATCGAGGCGATCCGAATGCATATGTCGGGCTGTTCCGCGTCCTGTGCCCAGCCACAGATCGCCGACATCGGATTCCGCGGGGAGACGGTCAAGATCGACGACGAGGACGGGTCCGATATCGTCGAGGGGATGGACTTCGGCCTCGGCGGGTCGCTGGGATCGGACAACGAGTTCCTCGACTGGGTCGAGAGCGCGGTTCCGGCCCACGCCGTGATTCCGGCGCTCGAGGAACTGTTCGACGCCTACGCGGCCGACCGCGAGGACGGCGAGCGGTTCTACGAGTGGTGTCGCCGCGTCGACAACGATCGCCTGCGGACGGTCATGCAGGGTGCCGAGGCGCCGGTTGCCGGAGGTGTTGCCCATGGGGACTGAGGGTGAGGACGAACGGAGTGAGTCCTCGGAAATGCGAGCGGGAGCGGCGGGGACCGAACAAAGTGAGGGCCCCGATGACGCGAGCCGCGAGAGGCCCGACGAAGCGAACGCTGACACCACGAACCGCGACGGTCGCGTCTTCCCCGGTGTTCCGGAGTCAGCGGACGACGACGAAGCCGTCATCGTCCCCGAGACAAGCGGCGCCGCGCCGCGCTCCCGAGAGGGGCTCGACCACGCCCGGGACGGCGCGATCGAGACCGCCGCGGGCGAGGGCTGTGGGCCCGACGCCTGTACGTGCGGCGAGAGGACCGCAACCGACGCCGACGATCGGTCCGTCGCGACCGACGGAGCGGGGGTCTCCAACGTCGACGAGACGGGGAGTCTCGGCGATCTCGAGTTCACCGAGCCCGCCGAGGACGTCAGTCAGAACGTCGACGACGGCGAGCCGGACGTCCGCGTCGGCGTCCCCGAGGACGTCGAGCTCGACACCCCGACGTACTCCATTCGCTCGGAGATGAACGACATCGAGACGCCCGACGAGAAGACCTGGTTCATGGAGCTCGACGAGGCGGTCATCGACGAGGGACGGTGCATCCAGTGTGGCACCTGCGTCGCCGCCTGCCCCTCGGACTCGATCGGCGTCGGCGACGACGACCTGCCCGAACTCGTCAAAATGTGTACGGGCTGTTCGCTGTGCTGGGACTTCTGTCCCCGTGGCGGGCTTCGGTACGAACGCCAGTGGGTGGTTACGGGCGGCGAGGACAACGTCAAAGGTGCCGGCGACCCGATCACGGAGTTCTCCGCGAAGGTCGAGGACGACTGGACCGACGCGGCCCAGGACGGCGGCGTCGTTACCGGGATGCTCGCATCGCTGCTTGAGGCCGGCGAGATCGACGGCGCCCTGATCGCGACCGAGAGCGAGGAGGAAGCCTGGAAGGCCGAGAGCTTCCTCGCGACCACCGAGGAGGAACTGATCGAGAACGCCGGTACCGTCTACAACCAGACGCTCGCGCTCGGCAACCTCGACCTGAAACAGTGGGAGCACAAGCTTCCCGACGAGAAGGACTGGGACGAGTTGAGCCTCGCCCTGGTCGGCACGCCCTGCGAGATCGAGGGCATCCGCGCCCTGCAGGACTTCGACTGGGACTACCAGGGCCACGACGAGGGGATCGGCGCCGTCGAGTACACGATCGCGCTGATGTGTACGAAAAACTTTAACTACTACAGCCTCATGGGCGAACAGCTCGAGGACCAGCGGGGGATCTCTCCCGACGAGATCGGCAAGATGGACGTCCTCCACGGGAAGCTGATGGTCTACGACCACGACGGCGAGATGATCTTAGAGGAGGACATCGAGAACTTCCACGACGCCGCACTCAAGGGCTGTGACGAGTGTGCGGACTTCACCGGATTCTGTGCCGACGTCACCGTCGGCTCGGTGGGCTCCTCCGACGAGTACTCGAGTGTCATCCTCCGGACCGAGCAGGGTGTGCGAGCCTGGGAACACACCGAGCCGAAGCTCGACTACCACGACTTAGAGGACAAGTCGGCGGTCGGCAAGCTCCAGGGCTGGGACAAAAAGAAGGCCTTCGAGAGCCTCGAGCGCCCCTTCGACCCCGACGCGCCACGCTTTATCGACTACACGGACCACGCCGAGACCTACGGGACGGCGACGAACCCCCACGACGAGGCTCACTGAACTCGCCTCGACTCCCACGTATTTTGTACTCGCCGACCGGAGAGTCGAGCGATGAGCGACCACGGGCGCCAGCACGCAACCGATCTCGATCCGACGTTCCGTCGATGAGCGACGAGGACGGCCCGACCGATCCGTCGGACCGCATCGTCGCCCTCGACGCGCTCCGCGGGTTCGCGCTGCTTGGCATCCTGATCATCAACATCCGGATCTTCGCGATGCCCGAGGCGACGCTGGCGAACCCGACGGCATACGGCGATTTCACCGGCTCGAACTACTGGGCCTGGTTCGTCGGTCACGTCCTCGCCGAACAGAAGTTCATCACGCTGTTTACGATCCTGTTCGGCGGCGGCGTCGTCCTGTTTACGCGCAACGCCGCACAACGGGGGGACCCGGTCACGCAGCTGTACACCCGACGGTTCGGCTGGCTCGTCGCCATCGGCCTCGCCCACGCGTACCTGCTGTGGTACGGCGACATTCTCGTCGCGTACGGGCTCTGTGCGTTCGGGGTCGTCCTCCTCCGGGACCTGCCCGCGAGGACGCTCGCCGTCGCCGGAGTCGGTCTGGTGGCGATCCCCTCGCTCACAGAGATCGTCTCCGGGCTCACGATGGATCCGGCGGCGATCGCCACCACCTGGCAGCCCCCTGAGTCCGCGCTCCGGGCCGAGATCGAAACGTACCGCGGCGGGTGGGTCGAGCAGCTCGGACACCGGGTCCCGACGTCGCTCGAGCGCCAGAGTGTCGGATTCCTGGGCTACACTGCCTGGCGAGTGGCCGGAGCCATGCTGTTCGGGATGGCGCTGTTCAAGTGGGGGATACTGACCAACGAGCGGTCGTCGCGGCTCTACCGTCGGCTGATCGCGGTCGGCGCAGTCGGCGGGCTCGCCGTGATCCTCGCCGGCGTCTGGTACATCGAGGCCAACGACTGGGCGCCCGGGGCGGCGCTGTTCTGGCGCCAGTTCAACTACTGGGGGAGCTTTCTCCTCGCCGGCGCGTACCTCGGCGCGGTGATGCTGTACTGTCGGTGGCGTCCCGCGGGAATCGAAACCCGGGCGCTTGCGGCCGTCGGGCGGACCGCCTTCACCAACTACCTCCTGCAGACGGTGCTGGCCACGTTGATCTTCTACGGCCACGGGCTCGGGCTGTTCGGACAGCTGAGCCGCGTCGAACTGCTCGGGGTCGTCGCAGCCATCTGGGCGATCCAGATCTTCCTCTCGGTGCTCTGGCTTCGCTATTTCCGGTTCGGGCCGATCGAGTGGCTCTGGCGGACGCTCACCTACCGGTCGCAGCAACCCCTTCGCCGCGACGGGGCTGGGTGAGGACGGTCGCAGTGCGGTTCGGCGAGCTTATTTTTCGCGGGCCAAACCGCCGAGTATGGAATCGCAGCTCCGCATTCGCGTCGCGACGCCCGAGGACGCGCTCGCCGTTCGCGAGATCTACGCGCCCTTCTGTGAGGCGACCGCGGTAACCTTCGAGGAGAGCCCGCCGACCGAGACCGAGCTGGCCGAACGAATCGCGTCGACGCTCGAGGACCACCCCTGGCTCGTCTGCGAGCGAGCGGGCGAGGTGGTCGGCTACGCCTACGCCGGCCCGCTGCGGAAGCGTCGGGCCTACCAGTGGGTGGTCGAGCTGTCGGTCTACGTCGCCGAGGACGCGCGCCGAGCGGGAGTCGGCG
This genomic window from Natronococcus occultus SP4 contains:
- a CDS encoding DUF7322 domain-containing protein, whose amino-acid sequence is MINPLEKLEEDDPSPFEEDDPSPFETDSDDDESEELQEAFSDMSSETLLAFVSALLFAHVGLLATGVGLLLVIFTGQWLFGGAVAVGGIVALTLTGWIYRWYDKTS
- a CDS encoding ASCH domain-containing protein, giving the protein MTELDPGELLPNERMQEQALEGEVTQIHRGHQYAEDGDTFTIEETTFEVTEVTERTLGDLTDEDARAEGMDDLEAYRKLLERAHDDFEWDDDSEVVRHQFEPVE
- a CDS encoding DUF6159 family protein, which gives rise to MFGSVIDRVRTGLRVATASFGVLRREYWLLVFPVLYGLAWLIGLVGLVGGLVAALFGVGYGMALVEGFATVSEGEAETILTGVLVAVSVLFMFVATSVATFFSAALVHSVGSLFAGESTSVRDGIAGAWDAKRTILAWGAVGTVVGLVFRALESQEGKLAQLVRGVAGFAWFAMTFFIVPVIVFQEGGVRESTRNSVELFRETWGEVGGTTLGIGLVILPLAALVAGLGIGAPLIALEEPGGVLQYTIVPTLLAIGALLVVHNAATAVAKTALYEYATDGELPPEFDGIDPDQLVKPKRGSRTSMTGPSGREPGQI
- the pfdA gene encoding prefoldin subunit alpha, which codes for MGQQQLQQLSQELQEIEEQIETLQENVQELQQEKHDVDEAIEALDTLESDATVQVPLGGGAYLRATIEDIDEVIVDLGADYAAEFEEDDAVDALENRKDRLDDQIEDVNEEISELEAESSELEQQAQQLQQQAMQQQMQQMGQGQGPDE
- the ftsY gene encoding signal recognition particle-docking protein FtsY yields the protein MFDNLKEKLGSFRKDAEEAAEESVEDVETAEDAEDLETETDADRDGTEAPSDATSEATEPESTSDVSELEEEPSENGSEPAAADTDVESVETGAPAEIDDADTVAADAGTDGTATADVDAEPDDSGLGFGAKARSLVKGEFMIAEEVLEESLEELEMALLTSDVEMEVAQEIIDNIRNELVNETRSFTSSTEDVVEQALQDAIRDVISVGQFDFDERIAAEDKPAVLLFTGVNGVGKTTTIAKMSRYLEQRGYSTVLANGDTYRAGANQQIQEHADALDRKCISHEQGGDPAAVLYDAVEYAEANDTDIVLADTAGRLHTDEGLMDQLEKIDRVVDPDLTLFVDEAVAGQDAVNRAREFNEAAEIDGAILTKADADSNGGAAISIAHVTGKPILFLGVGQGYDDLERFDPDEMVERLLEDE
- a CDS encoding nitrite/sulfite reductase; translated protein: MNTTERYKQQKHPLDVVDDVYEYAADGLTFEEIEDRGGDGEWERLKWAGMYAQKQEGYFMIRTKVPGGHLTPEQAEVIGECATDYAVAPEAYGGTEQNELWGDAYVDITTRQDIQKHWIRVEDVPEMWDRYDEVGLTTIQGCGDSARNVLGCPAAGISDHECFDAQPVVDAVSDFFTENREYANLPRKFKLTITGCAHDCAQSQINDVGLVPAKKELGGQQLYGFHARVGGGLSDGPRMASELDVFVRPEDAVEFCRAIAQTFKELGDRTNRGVCRMRYLVEQLGAETFEEAVRDRCTVDLPDGGQSLTVGYQGDHVGVHDQKQDGLKYVGFNVIAGRMGGDEFAAAARAAREYGTEDASVRLATDQNFLITHVPEEHVEDLLAEPFAREYQPDPGPFARGAVGCTGNEFCNYAIIETKKRTKRWARRLDERIDVPDDIEAIRMHMSGCSASCAQPQIADIGFRGETVKIDDEDGSDIVEGMDFGLGGSLGSDNEFLDWVESAVPAHAVIPALEELFDAYAADREDGERFYEWCRRVDNDRLRTVMQGAEAPVAGGVAHGD
- a CDS encoding Coenzyme F420 hydrogenase/dehydrogenase, beta subunit C-terminal domain; the protein is MGTEGEDERSESSEMRAGAAGTEQSEGPDDASRERPDEANADTTNRDGRVFPGVPESADDDEAVIVPETSGAAPRSREGLDHARDGAIETAAGEGCGPDACTCGERTATDADDRSVATDGAGVSNVDETGSLGDLEFTEPAEDVSQNVDDGEPDVRVGVPEDVELDTPTYSIRSEMNDIETPDEKTWFMELDEAVIDEGRCIQCGTCVAACPSDSIGVGDDDLPELVKMCTGCSLCWDFCPRGGLRYERQWVVTGGEDNVKGAGDPITEFSAKVEDDWTDAAQDGGVVTGMLASLLEAGEIDGALIATESEEEAWKAESFLATTEEELIENAGTVYNQTLALGNLDLKQWEHKLPDEKDWDELSLALVGTPCEIEGIRALQDFDWDYQGHDEGIGAVEYTIALMCTKNFNYYSLMGEQLEDQRGISPDEIGKMDVLHGKLMVYDHDGEMILEEDIENFHDAALKGCDECADFTGFCADVTVGSVGSSDEYSSVILRTEQGVRAWEHTEPKLDYHDLEDKSAVGKLQGWDKKKAFESLERPFDPDAPRFIDYTDHAETYGTATNPHDEAH
- a CDS encoding DUF418 domain-containing protein, which translates into the protein MSDEDGPTDPSDRIVALDALRGFALLGILIINIRIFAMPEATLANPTAYGDFTGSNYWAWFVGHVLAEQKFITLFTILFGGGVVLFTRNAAQRGDPVTQLYTRRFGWLVAIGLAHAYLLWYGDILVAYGLCAFGVVLLRDLPARTLAVAGVGLVAIPSLTEIVSGLTMDPAAIATTWQPPESALRAEIETYRGGWVEQLGHRVPTSLERQSVGFLGYTAWRVAGAMLFGMALFKWGILTNERSSRLYRRLIAVGAVGGLAVILAGVWYIEANDWAPGAALFWRQFNYWGSFLLAGAYLGAVMLYCRWRPAGIETRALAAVGRTAFTNYLLQTVLATLIFYGHGLGLFGQLSRVELLGVVAAIWAIQIFLSVLWLRYFRFGPIEWLWRTLTYRSQQPLRRDGAG